A DNA window from Amycolatopsis sp. DSM 110486 contains the following coding sequences:
- a CDS encoding DUF4235 domain-containing protein: MKKTLYKPLNFAVSALGGLVAGQVFKLLWQRIAGEDDAPSATDKHRGWQEILIAAAVQGAIFGAVKAAAERAGAVGYEKASGEWPGDD, from the coding sequence ATGAAAAAGACGCTGTACAAACCTTTGAACTTCGCCGTCAGCGCCCTCGGCGGTCTGGTCGCCGGGCAGGTTTTCAAGCTGCTGTGGCAGCGGATCGCCGGCGAGGACGACGCCCCGAGCGCGACGGACAAGCACCGCGGCTGGCAGGAGATCCTCATCGCCGCGGCCGTGCAGGGCGCGATCTTCGGCGCGGTGAAGGCCGCCGCCGAGCGCGCCGGCGCCGTCGGCTACGAGAAGGCCAGCGGCGAGTGGCCCGGCGACGACTGA
- a CDS encoding DUF6328 family protein, with protein MTEHSGETRDEKLGRNVSELLQELRVAQAGVQILFGFLLSVVFTSLFREASGFEKGLHMAAVVLAVAATAMLTAPAAWHRLLFRTGSREHILTVGNRVVVAGLVCLALAITVTVALIAKVVYGAAAMFGVAGFALLLFVVFWGVAPRLLRRR; from the coding sequence GTGACGGAGCACTCCGGCGAGACCCGCGATGAGAAGCTCGGGCGGAACGTGAGTGAGCTCCTGCAAGAGCTGCGGGTGGCCCAGGCCGGGGTGCAGATCCTGTTCGGGTTCCTGCTTTCGGTGGTCTTCACCTCCCTGTTCCGCGAGGCCAGCGGGTTCGAGAAGGGCCTGCACATGGCGGCCGTCGTGCTCGCGGTGGCAGCGACGGCAATGCTCACCGCACCCGCGGCCTGGCACCGGTTGCTGTTCCGGACGGGCAGCCGCGAGCACATCCTCACCGTGGGCAACCGCGTGGTGGTCGCCGGGCTGGTCTGCCTGGCTCTGGCCATCACGGTGACGGTCGCGCTCATCGCGAAGGTCGTCTACGGCGCGGCGGCGATGTTCGGCGTGGCCGGCTTCGCGCTGTTGCTCTTCGTCGTGTTCTGGGGTGTCGCGCCGCGCTTGCTCAGACGCCGGTGA
- a CDS encoding STAS domain-containing protein has product MELELGPPVLLIDLREVTFCSSDGISALVRAHEAARVAAVPYAIVTGRVAVLRPLRMLALDRVLQVHRDLSDAKAWLGIVSRLRS; this is encoded by the coding sequence GTGGAGCTCGAGCTCGGGCCCCCCGTGCTGCTCATCGACCTGCGTGAGGTCACTTTCTGCTCGTCCGACGGCATCAGCGCCCTCGTCCGGGCCCACGAGGCCGCCCGCGTCGCCGCGGTGCCCTACGCGATCGTCACCGGCCGGGTCGCGGTGCTGCGTCCCCTGCGGATGCTCGCGCTCGACCGCGTGCTGCAGGTTCACCGCGACCTGTCCGACGCGAAGGCGTGGCTGGGGATCGTGTCGCGGCTGCGCTCCTGA
- a CDS encoding NtaA/DmoA family FMN-dependent monooxygenase (This protein belongs to a clade of FMN-dependent monooxygenases, within a broader family of flavin-dependent oxidoreductases, the luciferase-like monooxygenase (LMM) family, some of whose members use coenzyme F420 rather than FMN.) codes for MTEPKQIHLAAHFPGVNNTTVWSDPEAGSHIEFSSFVKLAQTAERAKFDFFFLAEGLRLREQNGLIYDLDVVGRPDTFTVLSALAAVTERLGLAGTINSTFNEPFDVARQFASLDHLSAGRAAWNVVTSWDAFTGENFRRGGFLPQDQRYSRAETFLRTAWELFDSWRGDEVLADKATGRFLSDPHAGAFSHHDQHFTIDGRFPVPRGPQGRPVTIQAGDSDEGREFAAATADAIFSRYGTLETGRPFYRDVKGRLAKYGRTPDQLVIMPAATFVLGDTDADAHEKAHVVRLQQVSEQTAIKFLEQLWNTDLSEHDPNGPLPDFDPVVGEDLISKGRASVRMYRDPLATAKEWRQLAEAKNLTAREVIIEVTGRQTFIGSPTTVATAINDLVQNDAADGFILVPHVTPGGLDEFADTVVPLLQDRGVFRTEYSGTTLRDHLGLSQP; via the coding sequence ATGACCGAGCCGAAGCAGATCCACCTCGCGGCGCACTTCCCGGGCGTCAACAACACCACTGTGTGGAGCGACCCGGAGGCGGGCAGCCACATCGAGTTCAGCTCGTTCGTGAAGCTCGCGCAGACGGCCGAGCGCGCCAAGTTCGACTTCTTCTTCCTCGCCGAAGGCCTGCGGCTTCGCGAGCAGAACGGCCTCATCTACGACCTCGACGTCGTCGGGCGCCCCGACACGTTCACGGTCCTCTCGGCGCTGGCCGCAGTCACCGAGCGGCTGGGGCTCGCGGGCACGATCAACTCGACGTTCAACGAGCCGTTCGACGTGGCGCGCCAGTTCGCGTCGCTGGATCACCTCTCGGCCGGGCGCGCGGCGTGGAACGTCGTGACGTCGTGGGACGCCTTCACCGGCGAGAACTTCCGCCGCGGCGGCTTCCTGCCGCAGGACCAGCGGTACTCGCGCGCCGAGACGTTCCTGCGCACGGCCTGGGAGCTGTTCGACTCCTGGCGCGGCGACGAGGTCCTCGCGGACAAGGCGACCGGCCGCTTCCTGTCCGACCCCCACGCCGGCGCGTTCTCCCACCACGATCAGCACTTCACCATCGACGGCCGCTTCCCCGTGCCGCGTGGCCCACAGGGCCGGCCGGTCACCATCCAGGCCGGCGACTCCGACGAGGGTCGCGAGTTCGCCGCCGCCACGGCCGACGCCATCTTCAGCCGCTACGGCACGCTCGAGACCGGCCGGCCGTTCTACCGCGACGTGAAGGGCCGCCTCGCGAAGTACGGCCGCACGCCCGACCAGCTCGTGATCATGCCCGCGGCGACCTTCGTGCTTGGCGACACCGACGCCGACGCCCACGAGAAAGCCCACGTGGTGCGGCTGCAGCAGGTCAGCGAGCAGACGGCGATCAAGTTCCTCGAACAGCTCTGGAACACCGACCTGTCCGAGCACGACCCGAACGGCCCGCTGCCCGACTTCGACCCGGTCGTCGGCGAGGACCTGATCTCGAAGGGCCGCGCCAGCGTGCGGATGTACCGGGACCCGCTGGCCACGGCGAAGGAGTGGCGCCAGCTCGCGGAGGCCAAGAACCTGACCGCGCGGGAGGTCATCATCGAGGTCACGGGGCGCCAGACGTTCATCGGCTCCCCGACGACCGTCGCGACCGCCATCAACGACCTCGTGCAGAACGATGCCGCCGACGGGTTCATCCTCGTGCCCCACGTGACGCCGGGCGGGCTCGACGAGTTCGCGGACACCGTGGTGCCGCTGCTGCAGGACCGCGGGGTGTTCCGGACGGAGTACTCGGGTACGACGCTGCGAGACCACCTGGGACTCTCGCAGCCCTGA
- a CDS encoding LLM class flavin-dependent oxidoreductase, giving the protein MAGGPLLAVALEGAGWHPAAWREPAARPAELLTAGYWTGLVQEAEAAKLDFVTFEDFLSLRADARGPFEDRTDVVQGRLDAVLIASRVAPVTSRIGLVPTAVVTHTEPFHLSKAIATLDYVSGGRAGVRVQVSRHEEEYRNFGRREPADAADLFDEAADYVEVLRRLWDSWEDDAEIRDVATGRFVDREKLHYIDFEGRWFSVKGPSITPRPPQGQPPVAALAHNDRAYRLADKAADLVYVTPQDRADVTKIRAAVDERLRVFADLVVFLDDKPGAAADRKARLDDLAGTEYTSDAHVFTGTPAELADLLLDWHAAGLTGFRLRPGALPDDLTAVTRGLVPELRGRGAFRHDYEAATLRGLLGLPRPANRYAA; this is encoded by the coding sequence ATGGCAGGTGGACCCTTGCTCGCCGTCGCACTGGAGGGAGCCGGCTGGCACCCGGCGGCGTGGCGGGAGCCGGCGGCACGGCCGGCCGAGCTGCTCACGGCCGGGTACTGGACCGGCCTGGTGCAGGAGGCCGAAGCGGCGAAGCTGGATTTCGTCACCTTCGAGGACTTCCTGTCCCTGCGCGCCGACGCCCGCGGCCCGTTCGAGGACCGCACCGACGTCGTCCAGGGCCGGCTCGACGCGGTGCTCATCGCCTCGCGCGTCGCACCGGTGACCTCGCGCATCGGCCTGGTGCCGACGGCTGTGGTCACCCACACGGAGCCGTTCCACCTGTCGAAGGCCATCGCGACGCTCGACTACGTCAGCGGCGGCCGGGCGGGCGTGCGCGTGCAGGTGTCGCGCCACGAGGAGGAGTACCGCAACTTCGGCCGTCGCGAACCGGCCGACGCCGCGGACCTGTTCGACGAGGCCGCGGACTACGTCGAGGTGCTGCGCCGGCTCTGGGACAGCTGGGAGGACGACGCGGAGATCCGCGACGTCGCCACCGGCAGGTTCGTCGACCGCGAGAAACTGCACTACATCGACTTCGAGGGCCGCTGGTTCTCGGTGAAGGGCCCGTCGATCACGCCGCGGCCGCCGCAGGGCCAGCCGCCCGTCGCCGCCTTGGCGCACAACGACCGTGCTTACCGGCTGGCCGACAAAGCCGCCGACCTCGTGTACGTGACACCGCAAGACCGGGCGGACGTCACGAAAATCCGCGCCGCCGTGGACGAGCGCCTGCGAGTGTTCGCCGACCTCGTGGTGTTCCTCGACGACAAGCCGGGCGCCGCCGCCGACCGCAAGGCGCGCCTCGACGACCTCGCCGGCACCGAGTACACCTCCGACGCGCACGTCTTCACCGGCACGCCCGCCGAGCTCGCCGACCTGCTGCTCGACTGGCACGCCGCCGGCCTGACCGGGTTCCGGCTGCGACCGGGCGCGCTGCCCGACGACCTCACCGCCGTCACGCGCGGACTCGTGCCCGAGCTGCGCGGGCGCGGCGCGTTCCGCCACGACTACGAAGCCGCCACGCTGCGGGGCCTGCTCGGCCTGCCCCGCCCCGCGAACCGCTACGCCGCCTGA
- a CDS encoding IclR family transcriptional regulator: MTVGAPASNGSAPNRAEVSDTGTATRHPELSGAEIARHVGRERSQISRMLKALSAHGLVEQNPETRGYRLGWQLHVLAAHAGDQRLLGSGTAVLRAVVAETGESALLSILQGDQSFTILRERSPHTVQAGGWVGRTSPLHVTASGRALILDHEDDDIRALLSRTPPGEFGPRALRSVAEVLERLHHERQESCTVAIDELEGGLLSVGAPVRDATGRIIASLNVSAPTSRALDRLTELSATTKVAARRLSAIMSRAS; this comes from the coding sequence GTGACCGTCGGAGCACCGGCGTCGAACGGCAGTGCCCCCAACCGGGCCGAAGTCTCGGACACTGGCACCGCGACGCGCCACCCCGAGCTGTCCGGGGCCGAGATCGCCCGCCACGTGGGCCGTGAGCGCAGCCAGATCTCGCGGATGCTCAAGGCGTTGTCCGCCCACGGGCTGGTCGAGCAGAACCCCGAGACGCGTGGGTACCGGCTCGGCTGGCAGCTGCACGTGCTCGCGGCGCACGCCGGCGACCAGCGGCTGCTCGGCAGCGGCACGGCGGTGCTGCGCGCCGTGGTCGCCGAGACGGGCGAAAGTGCGCTGCTGTCGATCCTGCAGGGCGACCAGTCGTTCACGATCCTGCGTGAGCGCTCGCCCCACACCGTGCAGGCCGGCGGCTGGGTCGGGCGGACCTCGCCCCTGCACGTGACCGCGTCGGGCCGCGCGCTGATCCTCGACCACGAGGACGACGACATCCGCGCGCTGCTGTCGCGCACGCCGCCGGGCGAGTTCGGCCCGCGCGCGCTGCGCAGCGTGGCCGAGGTGCTCGAACGGCTGCACCACGAGCGGCAGGAGAGCTGCACCGTGGCGATCGACGAGCTGGAGGGCGGGCTGCTGTCGGTCGGCGCGCCCGTGCGGGACGCGACCGGGCGGATCATCGCGTCGCTCAACGTGTCCGCGCCGACGAGCCGGGCACTGGACCGCCTGACCGAGCTCAGCGCGACGACCAAGGTCGCCGCGCGCCGGCTCAGTGCCATCATGAGCCGAGCGTCCTGA
- a CDS encoding DUF302 domain-containing protein — protein MDEGVVMAGEGLVTVASSRPVGETVDRLVELAENAGLIVFARIDHAANAVAAGLELRPMQLLVFGHGRGGTPLLADGPTSGLDLPLKALAWEDDQGAVHVTYNDATWLAERHNLGDGSAAAVGALGKGLATLVGKATE, from the coding sequence GTGGACGAGGGAGTGGTGATGGCGGGAGAAGGCCTGGTGACGGTCGCGAGCAGCCGGCCGGTGGGGGAGACCGTGGACCGGCTCGTGGAGCTGGCCGAGAACGCGGGGCTGATCGTGTTCGCGCGCATCGACCACGCGGCCAACGCGGTCGCCGCGGGCCTCGAGCTTCGGCCCATGCAGCTGCTGGTGTTCGGCCACGGCCGCGGCGGCACCCCGCTGCTCGCCGACGGCCCCACGAGCGGCCTCGATCTGCCGCTGAAGGCGCTCGCCTGGGAAGACGACCAGGGCGCCGTCCACGTCACCTACAACGACGCCACGTGGCTCGCCGAGCGCCACAACCTGGGCGACGGCAGCGCGGCCGCGGTGGGGGCGCTGGGCAAGGGGCTCGCGACGCTGGTGGGGAAGGCGACGGAGTAG
- a CDS encoding SDR family oxidoreductase — protein sequence MADVERGRGLAGQTVVVIGGSAGIGLETARLARAEGAQVVLTGRDPEKLDKAAADVGAQDTSAFDATDPAAMAAFFQGLAAVDHVMITAGAPRYGPLLAMSAAEIRDALSDHLVVGLEVARSAAAKMPPGGSLVLMGGTGGRRVNRALGIVSSATAALPPFAATLALEIAPVRVNLIAAGFVDTPLSASLLGEGLDERRAELRATLPIGRVVTPVDVGALAVHLMTNTALTGATYDIDGGQQFVF from the coding sequence ATGGCGGACGTCGAGCGGGGGCGGGGTCTGGCGGGCCAGACCGTCGTCGTCATCGGAGGCAGCGCGGGGATCGGCCTGGAGACCGCGCGGCTCGCGCGGGCCGAGGGTGCGCAGGTCGTGCTGACCGGGCGCGATCCGGAGAAGCTCGACAAGGCCGCGGCCGATGTCGGCGCGCAGGACACCTCGGCCTTCGACGCGACCGACCCCGCGGCGATGGCGGCGTTCTTCCAGGGCCTGGCCGCCGTCGACCACGTCATGATCACCGCGGGGGCGCCGCGCTACGGGCCGCTGCTGGCGATGTCGGCGGCCGAGATCCGCGACGCGTTGAGCGACCACCTCGTGGTCGGCCTCGAAGTCGCCCGCAGCGCCGCCGCGAAAATGCCCCCGGGTGGCTCGCTCGTCCTGATGGGCGGCACCGGCGGCCGGCGGGTGAACCGCGCGCTCGGCATCGTGTCCTCGGCCACCGCCGCGCTGCCCCCGTTCGCCGCGACGCTGGCCCTCGAGATCGCACCGGTGCGGGTGAACCTGATCGCCGCGGGGTTCGTCGACACGCCGTTGTCGGCGTCACTGCTGGGCGAGGGCCTGGACGAGCGCCGCGCCGAACTGCGCGCCACGCTGCCCATCGGCCGCGTCGTCACCCCGGTGGACGTCGGCGCGCTCGCCGTGCACCTCATGACCAACACGGCGCTGACAGGCGCAACGTACGACATCGACGGTGGGCAGCAGTTCGTCTTCTGA
- a CDS encoding SDR family NAD(P)-dependent oxidoreductase, producing the protein MTDTALPFTASSTAAEVLDGVDLTGLRAIVTGGASGIGLVTARTLAAAGADVTVAVRNPKAVEDLPAVQLDLADRASIAAFTAAWDGPLHILVNNAGVMALPELTRTADGWERQFAVNHLGPAALTLGLHDALAQAGGARVVNVASSAHLMAAVDFDDPHFERTPYEAWTAYARSKTAMILFTVALAERWAADGITANALHPGGIMTNLQRHLDETQLGFVGALDDHGNVLAVPPGWKTPDQGASTSVLLAGSPLVEGITGRYFEDTALAPVQPNPTPDGKGVAPYAIDPALAARLWDETQKMLG; encoded by the coding sequence CATCCACTGCCGCCGAGGTGCTCGACGGCGTCGACCTCACCGGCCTTCGCGCCATCGTCACCGGAGGCGCGTCCGGCATCGGCCTCGTCACCGCCCGGACTCTGGCGGCGGCCGGCGCCGACGTGACCGTGGCCGTCCGCAACCCGAAGGCCGTCGAGGATCTGCCCGCTGTGCAGCTCGACCTGGCGGACCGCGCGAGCATCGCGGCTTTCACCGCCGCGTGGGACGGCCCGCTGCACATCCTGGTCAACAACGCCGGGGTCATGGCGCTGCCCGAGCTCACGCGCACCGCCGACGGGTGGGAGCGGCAGTTCGCCGTGAACCACCTCGGCCCGGCCGCGCTCACCCTCGGCCTGCACGACGCCCTCGCCCAGGCCGGCGGCGCCCGCGTGGTCAACGTCGCGTCCTCGGCCCACCTCATGGCCGCGGTGGACTTCGACGACCCGCACTTCGAGCGCACGCCCTACGAAGCGTGGACCGCCTACGCCCGCTCGAAGACCGCGATGATCCTCTTCACCGTCGCCCTCGCCGAACGCTGGGCGGCCGACGGCATCACCGCCAACGCGCTGCACCCGGGCGGCATCATGACCAACCTGCAGCGCCACCTCGACGAAACGCAGCTCGGCTTCGTCGGCGCCCTCGACGACCACGGCAACGTCCTCGCCGTCCCGCCGGGCTGGAAGACTCCGGACCAGGGCGCGTCGACGTCGGTGCTGCTCGCGGGTTCGCCCCTGGTCGAGGGGATCACGGGCCGCTACTTCGAGGACACCGCCCTCGCGCCGGTCCAGCCGAACCCCACCCCGGACGGCAAGGGTGTCGCGCCGTACGCGATCGACCCGGCGCTGGCGGCGCGGCTGTGGGACGAGACGCAGAAGATGCTCGGCTGA
- a CDS encoding VOC family protein produces the protein MTTSESGLENVDMKVEVLVIPVADVERAKAFYTGIGWRLDETPPWIVQLTPHGSPCSVQFGANLTDAKPGSAKGYVVVSDIEATRAALVAAGVAMSEIVHFGPDGPEPGVDPDRTSYRSQATFADPDGNQWQLQEITTRLPGRVDAAETSFASVSDLADAMRRAEVAHGEHEKRTGQADANWPEWYSRYMVAERAGTELPL, from the coding sequence ATGACCACGTCGGAGAGCGGGCTCGAGAACGTCGACATGAAGGTCGAGGTGCTCGTGATCCCCGTCGCGGATGTCGAGCGGGCCAAGGCGTTCTACACGGGAATCGGCTGGCGCCTGGACGAGACGCCGCCGTGGATCGTGCAGCTGACCCCGCACGGGTCGCCGTGCTCGGTGCAGTTCGGGGCGAACCTCACGGACGCGAAACCCGGGTCGGCGAAGGGGTACGTGGTCGTCTCCGACATCGAGGCGACGCGCGCCGCGCTGGTCGCTGCCGGCGTCGCCATGAGCGAGATCGTCCACTTCGGCCCGGACGGGCCGGAGCCCGGGGTGGACCCGGATCGCACCAGCTACCGGTCGCAGGCCACGTTCGCCGATCCCGACGGGAACCAGTGGCAGCTGCAGGAGATCACCACGCGGCTGCCCGGGCGGGTCGACGCGGCGGAGACGTCGTTCGCGTCGGTGAGCGACCTGGCCGACGCGATGCGCCGCGCGGAGGTGGCGCACGGCGAGCACGAGAAGCGCACCGGCCAGGCCGACGCGAACTGGCCGGAGTGGTACAGCCGGTACATGGTGGCGGAGCGGGCGGGCACGGAACTGCCGCTCTGA
- a CDS encoding dipeptidase: protein MTEAVALHHDAMHHNAMHHDAVVADAHNDLLMLCSRYPAARQAAYFRSVWLPQLRAGGVDLQVLPVFLEPEFRPEGALRQTLRMIETAWRVEAGNRDAVRLCLTGDDIRETLADGRIALLLALEGCEAVGLDVGLFETLHRLGVRMASFTHFGRTMLADGSAEDDTGGRLTSAGVDAVAVCEELGIMLDVSHLGATSTDHLLELATRPLVASHSSAFAVRAHHRNLTDARLRAIADAGGVVGINVLAQFVDEHEHTVARVADHIEHAADVVGVAHVGLGPDFIKEVSDSLRRADERSWDDRTAREFVPGLEGPAGLPRITAELRHRGWAEPDVRQVLGLSFHDLFLKELGVPGAAR, encoded by the coding sequence ATGACCGAAGCAGTCGCCCTGCACCACGACGCCATGCACCACAACGCCATGCACCACGACGCCGTGGTCGCGGACGCGCACAACGACCTGCTCATGCTCTGCTCGCGCTACCCCGCCGCCCGGCAGGCCGCGTACTTCCGCAGCGTATGGCTGCCGCAGCTGCGCGCCGGCGGCGTCGACCTCCAGGTGCTGCCGGTGTTCCTCGAACCCGAGTTCCGCCCCGAAGGCGCGCTGCGCCAGACGCTGCGGATGATCGAAACCGCCTGGCGCGTCGAGGCCGGCAACCGCGATGCCGTGCGGCTGTGCCTCACCGGCGACGACATCCGCGAAACCCTCGCCGACGGCCGGATCGCCCTCTTGCTGGCGCTGGAGGGCTGCGAAGCCGTGGGCCTCGACGTCGGCCTGTTCGAGACGCTGCACCGGCTCGGCGTGCGGATGGCGTCGTTCACGCACTTCGGGCGCACAATGCTCGCCGACGGCTCGGCCGAGGACGACACGGGCGGCCGCCTCACGAGTGCGGGCGTGGACGCCGTGGCGGTGTGCGAGGAGCTGGGCATCATGCTCGACGTCTCCCACCTCGGCGCCACGTCCACCGACCACCTGCTGGAGCTCGCCACCCGGCCGCTGGTCGCGTCCCACTCCTCGGCCTTCGCCGTGCGCGCCCACCACCGCAACCTCACCGACGCCCGCCTGCGCGCGATCGCCGACGCCGGCGGGGTCGTGGGGATCAACGTCCTGGCCCAGTTCGTCGACGAGCACGAGCACACCGTCGCCCGCGTCGCCGACCACATCGAACACGCGGCGGACGTCGTCGGCGTCGCCCACGTCGGCCTCGGCCCCGACTTCATCAAGGAGGTCTCCGACAGCCTCCGCCGTGCCGACGAACGCTCGTGGGACGACCGCACGGCGCGCGAGTTCGTGCCCGGCCTCGAAGGCCCGGCCGGGCTCCCCCGCATCACCGCCGAGCTCCGCCACCGCGGCTGGGCCGAGCCCGACGTGCGCCAGGTGCTCGGGCTCAGCTTCCACGACCTGTTCCTGAAGGAGCTCGGAGTTCCGGGAGCCGCACGCTAG